The proteins below come from a single Bombyx mori chromosome 19, ASM3026992v2 genomic window:
- the CSP5 gene encoding chemosensory protein 5 precursor produces MKTVIVCLLALTAVALARPEQYTDKYDTVDLDQLISNRRLLIPYVHCILEKGQCTAEGKELKSHIKEALETNCAKCTKAQKGGTEKMIGHLINHEAEFWEELKAKYDPTNEFTKKYETELKRVTA; encoded by the exons ATGAAGACCGTTATTGTTTGCCTGCTTGCCTTGACGGCTGTGGCCCTCGCTCGCCCTGAACAGTACACAGACAAATACGACACTGTCGATCTGGACCAGCTCATATCTAACCGTCGGCTCCTCATTCCCTACGTACATTGCATCCTCGAAAAGGGCCAATGTACCGCAGAAGGCAAGGAACTTAAAT CTCACATCAAGGAAGCTCTCGAGACCAACTGTGCTAAATGCACCAAAGCGCAAAAGGGTGGAACCGAAAAGATGATTGGTCACCTCATCAACCACGAAGCCGAGTTCTGGGAGGAGCTGAAGGCCAAATACGACCCCACCAACGAGTTCACAAAGAAATATGAAACTGAACTCAAACGCGTTACAGCTTAA